In one window of Tenacibaculum mesophilum DNA:
- a CDS encoding SDR family NAD(P)-dependent oxidoreductase — protein sequence MKTIVVVGGSSGIGKAIITKLKHTHKIINISRTAPSNIENIKHYACDVTKDELPELEKVHGLVYCPGSINLKSFSRLKLEDFQSDLDINVLGAIKTLKSYESLLTQNNGSVVLFSTVASFLGMPYHASIATSKSAVEGLTKSLAAEYATKVRFNAIAPTVTDTPLAARLLRNEKQQESMQNRHPLKKYLKAEEVASLATYLLSDEASAITGQVIPVDAGIVSVKI from the coding sequence ATGAAAACAATTGTTGTAGTTGGTGGTAGTAGTGGTATTGGTAAGGCGATAATAACCAAATTAAAACACACACATAAAATAATTAACATTAGTAGAACAGCACCGTCTAATATTGAAAATATAAAACATTATGCATGCGATGTTACCAAAGACGAACTTCCAGAATTAGAAAAAGTTCATGGATTAGTTTATTGTCCCGGAAGCATTAATCTAAAATCCTTTTCAAGATTAAAATTAGAAGACTTTCAATCTGATTTAGATATTAACGTTCTTGGAGCAATTAAAACGCTAAAATCTTATGAAAGTTTGCTAACTCAAAACAATGGAAGTGTAGTGTTATTTAGTACGGTAGCGTCATTTTTAGGAATGCCTTATCATGCAAGCATAGCAACTAGTAAATCAGCAGTAGAAGGGTTAACCAAATCGTTGGCAGCAGAATACGCTACGAAAGTTAGATTCAATGCAATTGCTCCTACGGTTACTGATACACCTTTAGCAGCTCGCTTATTACGAAATGAAAAACAACAAGAGAGTATGCAGAACAGACACCCATTAAAAAAATACCTAAAAGCAGAAGAAGTAGCTAGTTTAGCTACCTATTTATTGTCTGACGAAGCATCAGCAATTACTGGACAAGTAATTCCTGTAGATGCAGGAATTGTAAGTGTAAAAATTTAA
- a CDS encoding DUF2452 domain-containing protein, with the protein MKKKPDNVVFNEETNEYDAYLKPYATNFTAPVIKESNSISWKKQNIYQANAQFLASFEEIKQQYNNLVKEYQYNELIYSAKFNFEPIVGKVYHLYRKEKNTLFLSILSPNECGFNFVGSFQLNSDKVWKKVK; encoded by the coding sequence ATGAAGAAAAAACCAGATAATGTAGTTTTTAATGAGGAAACAAATGAATATGATGCGTATTTAAAACCATATGCAACTAATTTTACAGCACCAGTTATTAAAGAAAGTAATTCAATAAGCTGGAAAAAACAAAACATTTACCAGGCAAATGCTCAATTTTTAGCATCTTTTGAAGAAATAAAACAACAATACAACAATCTTGTAAAAGAGTATCAATATAATGAGCTTATTTATAGTGCTAAGTTTAACTTTGAGCCAATTGTAGGTAAGGTCTATCATTTGTATAGAAAAGAAAAAAACACGTTATTTTTATCAATATTAAGCCCTAATGAATGTGGTTTCAATTTTGTTGGTAGTTTTCAACTTAACTCAGACAAAGTCTGGAAAAAAGTAAAATAA
- a CDS encoding TIGR03643 family protein, whose translation MTLREIDRVIEMAWEDRTTFDAIKLQFDLKEQEVINLMRRELKPSSFKLWRKRVQGRRTKHQAKRIFNKGRFKCTRQRSISNNKIAKR comes from the coding sequence ATGACATTAAGAGAGATAGATAGAGTTATTGAAATGGCTTGGGAAGATCGAACAACTTTTGACGCTATAAAACTTCAATTTGACTTAAAAGAACAAGAAGTAATTAATTTAATGCGAAGAGAATTAAAACCATCAAGTTTTAAATTATGGAGGAAAAGAGTACAGGGTAGAAGAACAAAACATCAAGCAAAAAGAATATTTAATAAAGGAAGGTTTAAATGTACCAGACAAAGAAGTATAAGTAATAATAAAATAGCAAAACGATAA
- a CDS encoding cryptochrome/deoxyribodipyrimidine photo-lyase family protein codes for MKITGEIAVVWFKRDLRLQDNEAVFNAITSGKKILFVYIFEESIIQDEHYSKRHWDFVKESIRDINQELLLYNTQVLTVNSEVLSFFRYLMSVSNVTNVYSHIETGILATYNRDKTFKRFCKNNVIEWKENIHNGVFRGRENREGWKEDWENYMKSSQIIFDSTNVSFVTITEIKEIAKNLTIVNLDTEEEKLFQKGGRATALKYLHSFFNKRYKGYAKNISKPTEARESCSRLSPYIAWGNISVREVYQLAISIRSGSRNKRAIDAFISRLKWQAHFIQKFEMECIMEQESINKGFHKLKKNITKKYIYAWRNGKTGIPFIDACMRCLIHTGYLNFRMRAMLVSFFTHNLWQPWQEASKYLSKLFLDFEPGIHFPQLQMQAGETGINTIRIYNPVKNGLEHDPEAVFISKWIPELKGLPLAFKHEPYKMTALEQKMYGFTLGNDYPKPIVDIGVTRKNASDTIWKMRKDPEVIKESYRILNKHVVK; via the coding sequence TTGAAAATAACAGGAGAAATAGCAGTGGTTTGGTTTAAAAGAGATCTTCGGTTGCAGGATAACGAGGCTGTTTTTAATGCAATAACTTCAGGTAAGAAAATATTATTTGTTTATATTTTTGAAGAAAGCATTATACAAGATGAACATTATTCTAAAAGACATTGGGATTTTGTTAAAGAATCTATACGAGATATAAACCAAGAGTTGTTGCTGTATAATACACAGGTTTTAACAGTAAACTCAGAGGTGCTTTCTTTTTTTAGGTATTTAATGTCGGTGTCAAATGTTACTAATGTCTACTCTCATATAGAAACAGGTATTCTTGCAACTTATAATAGAGATAAAACCTTTAAAAGGTTTTGTAAGAATAATGTAATAGAATGGAAAGAAAATATTCATAATGGAGTATTTAGGGGGCGAGAAAACAGAGAAGGTTGGAAAGAGGATTGGGAAAACTACATGAAATCAAGTCAGATAATATTTGATTCAACAAATGTTTCTTTTGTAACAATAACAGAAATAAAAGAAATAGCAAAAAACTTGACAATTGTAAATTTAGATACAGAAGAAGAAAAGCTATTTCAAAAAGGAGGACGAGCTACGGCTCTTAAGTATTTACATAGTTTTTTTAACAAAAGGTATAAGGGGTATGCAAAAAATATTTCAAAGCCAACAGAAGCAAGAGAGAGCTGTAGCAGACTGTCACCTTATATTGCTTGGGGGAATATCTCAGTAAGAGAGGTATATCAGTTAGCAATAAGTATTCGTTCTGGTTCAAGAAATAAAAGAGCAATAGATGCTTTCATTTCAAGACTTAAATGGCAGGCACATTTCATCCAGAAATTCGAAATGGAATGTATAATGGAGCAAGAAAGTATCAATAAAGGGTTTCATAAGTTAAAGAAAAATATTACTAAAAAATACATATATGCATGGAGAAACGGAAAAACAGGTATTCCATTTATTGATGCGTGTATGCGTTGTTTAATTCATACAGGATATTTGAATTTTAGAATGCGAGCTATGTTAGTGTCTTTTTTTACACACAATCTTTGGCAACCATGGCAAGAAGCATCAAAATATTTATCAAAATTGTTTTTAGATTTTGAACCAGGAATTCACTTTCCTCAGTTGCAAATGCAGGCAGGAGAAACTGGAATTAATACGATTAGAATTTATAACCCAGTAAAAAATGGTTTAGAGCACGATCCTGAAGCAGTTTTTATTTCAAAATGGATACCAGAACTTAAAGGATTACCATTAGCGTTTAAGCACGAACCATACAAAATGACAGCTTTAGAACAAAAAATGTATGGGTTTACTCTTGGTAATGATTACCCAAAACCAATAGTAGATATAGGTGTAACTAGAAAAAATGCCTCAGATACTATTTGGAAAATGCGTAAAGATCCAGAGGTGATAAAAGAAAGCTATAGAATTTTAAACAAACATGTAGTTAAATAA
- a CDS encoding glutathione peroxidase has product MNTVKIFLIMALFSLSGKAQTVTPKESLYDINIEGINGENLDLNKFKGKKILFVNVASKCGFTNQYEGLQELYSKHKDKLVIIGLPCNQFGGQEPGTIKEIQSFCSVTYGVDFPMTEKIEVKGENQHPLYQWLTQKDKNGKMSSSVKWNFQKYLVDEEGKLIDVFYSITKPMSKKITKLI; this is encoded by the coding sequence ATGAACACAGTAAAAATATTCTTAATCATGGCACTATTTAGTTTATCAGGTAAAGCGCAAACAGTAACTCCTAAAGAATCGTTATACGACATAAATATTGAAGGTATTAATGGAGAAAACTTAGACCTCAACAAGTTTAAAGGGAAAAAAATATTATTTGTAAATGTAGCATCGAAATGTGGTTTTACCAATCAGTATGAAGGTTTGCAAGAACTGTATTCAAAACACAAAGATAAATTAGTAATCATAGGATTACCTTGTAATCAATTTGGAGGCCAAGAACCAGGAACAATAAAAGAAATTCAATCGTTTTGTAGTGTAACCTATGGAGTAGATTTTCCTATGACAGAAAAAATTGAAGTTAAAGGAGAAAATCAACACCCGTTATATCAATGGTTAACACAAAAAGATAAAAATGGAAAAATGAGTTCTTCAGTAAAATGGAATTTTCAAAAATACTTGGTAGATGAAGAAGGAAAGTTAATTGATGTTTTTTACTCAATAACCAAACCAATGAGTAAGAAAATTACCAAATTAATATAA
- a CDS encoding DASH family cryptochrome yields the protein MQEKQKQECTLIWFRNDLRVRDNKLLKEAIATKRYLVAFYAFDPVFFKRQYSFERTGKFRLCFLIETLKELKENLAKYNIPFYVGLKKTETVVREIQNDFLITTLVYQEDETSDEKDIEKRVRKVVGSKVKKIRVTNQYLYEPHQIDTLFNKKYPLSFSSFRNKVEKKLDVDTELNYHLPYQDIYSQAFFEIPNCSRAEKFLGNSFPFKGGEKQASVRLKSYFFETKKVIDYKKTRNNLLGINCSTKFSPWLSNGSISVKTIYKELKRFEDEYEANSSTYWVYFELLWREFFKHAVRYHKNNFFKLGGIQKKTILSIHDNKVIKNWVLGNTTSDFVNANMIELRKTGWMSNRGRQNVASYFVHNLQQDWRIGAAYFESLLVDYDPHSNYGNWMYIAGVGNSSESKKFDIEWQANTYDKYGEFRAKWIDK from the coding sequence ATGCAGGAAAAACAAAAACAAGAATGCACCTTAATTTGGTTTAGAAACGATTTAAGAGTTCGTGATAACAAACTGTTAAAAGAAGCAATAGCGACTAAACGTTATTTGGTGGCTTTTTATGCGTTTGATCCTGTGTTTTTTAAACGTCAATATTCTTTTGAGAGAACAGGAAAATTCCGTCTTTGTTTTTTAATTGAAACATTAAAAGAATTAAAAGAGAATTTAGCTAAATATAATATACCTTTTTATGTAGGGTTAAAAAAAACAGAAACCGTTGTTAGAGAGATTCAAAACGATTTCTTAATTACTACGCTAGTTTATCAAGAAGATGAAACTAGTGATGAAAAAGATATAGAAAAGAGAGTAAGAAAAGTAGTTGGTAGTAAGGTAAAAAAGATAAGGGTAACAAATCAATATTTGTATGAGCCACATCAAATAGATACGTTATTTAACAAAAAATACCCGTTGTCTTTTTCATCTTTTAGAAATAAAGTTGAAAAAAAATTAGATGTAGACACAGAATTAAATTATCATTTACCCTATCAGGATATATATTCTCAGGCATTTTTTGAAATACCAAACTGTTCTCGTGCAGAAAAATTTTTAGGAAATTCTTTTCCTTTTAAAGGAGGAGAAAAGCAAGCGTCAGTAAGGTTGAAAAGTTATTTTTTTGAAACAAAAAAAGTGATTGACTACAAGAAAACACGAAATAATTTATTAGGAATAAATTGTAGTACAAAATTTTCACCTTGGTTATCTAATGGATCTATTAGTGTAAAAACAATTTATAAAGAACTAAAGAGATTTGAAGACGAATATGAGGCAAATTCATCAACATATTGGGTGTATTTTGAGTTGTTATGGAGAGAGTTCTTTAAACATGCAGTTCGTTATCACAAAAATAACTTCTTCAAATTAGGGGGTATTCAGAAAAAAACGATACTAAGTATTCATGATAATAAGGTGATAAAAAATTGGGTTTTAGGTAATACTACATCTGATTTTGTAAACGCTAATATGATAGAGTTAAGAAAAACAGGTTGGATGAGTAATAGAGGAAGGCAAAACGTAGCATCTTATTTTGTACATAACTTACAGCAAGATTGGAGGATTGGGGCAGCCTACTTTGAATCTTTGTTAGTAGATTATGATCCGCACAGTAATTATGGTAACTGGATGTATATAGCAGGAGTAGGAAATAGTTCTGAGAGTAAAAAGTTTGATATAGAATGGCAAGCTAATACATATGATAAGTATGGGGAATTTAGAGCTAAATGGATTGATAAGTAA
- a CDS encoding SDR family oxidoreductase, which yields MRILITGTTGYIGKRLIPMLLSEQHELVCCVRDVRRIPLEFKDNTQISFLEIDFLKPKKELPKNIDAAYYLIHSMSTSSSDFSKLESDCANNFKSLLEKTMCKQVVYLSGIVNDNSLSKHLKSRYEVEKILQSKTYTVTTFRAGIIVGSGSASFEIIRDLVEKLPIMITPKWLYTKTQPIAIRDVLTYLTKSLLEERVYDKSFDIYGPEILTYKEMLLQFAEVRKLNRIIFTVPFLSPKLSSYWLYFVTSTSFNLAKSLVDSMTVEVIGSKSNINEIIEVTPITYKQAVKKAFVKIAQNSVISSWKDAKVSGVFRKEYFQYINLPKYGCFIDERIRKVSDENITLKKIWEIGGKRGWYKFTFLWKVRGFIDQVFGGVGLRRGRRDPTELEPGDALDFWRVLLADKDNKRLLLFAEMKLPGEAWLEYVIKDGLLYQKAVFRPKGIWGRVYWFAVLPFHGLIFKQLINFLSK from the coding sequence ATGAGGATTCTAATCACAGGAACAACGGGTTATATAGGTAAAAGATTAATACCTATGCTGTTGTCAGAACAGCATGAACTTGTATGCTGTGTTAGAGATGTACGTAGAATTCCATTAGAATTTAAAGATAATACACAAATATCTTTTCTAGAAATAGATTTCTTAAAGCCTAAAAAAGAGCTGCCTAAAAATATTGATGCAGCTTATTATTTGATACACTCTATGTCTACAAGTAGTAGTGACTTCTCTAAGTTAGAATCGGATTGTGCAAATAATTTTAAGAGTCTATTAGAAAAAACTATGTGTAAGCAGGTTGTGTATTTGAGTGGTATTGTAAACGATAATTCATTGTCAAAGCATTTAAAATCGAGATATGAGGTAGAAAAAATACTACAATCAAAAACGTATACAGTAACAACTTTTAGAGCAGGAATAATAGTAGGAAGTGGTAGTGCGTCATTTGAAATTATAAGAGACCTTGTAGAAAAACTTCCTATTATGATAACTCCAAAATGGTTGTATACAAAAACACAGCCTATTGCAATAAGAGATGTTTTAACATACTTAACAAAATCGTTATTAGAAGAGAGAGTGTACGATAAATCATTTGATATCTATGGTCCAGAAATTCTCACATATAAAGAAATGTTATTACAGTTTGCTGAGGTAAGAAAGTTAAATAGAATTATATTCACAGTGCCATTTTTATCACCAAAGCTATCATCTTATTGGTTGTACTTTGTTACCTCAACTTCGTTTAATTTGGCAAAATCACTCGTAGATAGTATGACTGTTGAGGTTATAGGGAGTAAAAGCAATATTAATGAAATAATTGAAGTAACACCTATTACTTATAAACAGGCGGTAAAAAAAGCTTTTGTTAAAATAGCGCAAAATTCCGTTATATCAAGTTGGAAAGATGCTAAGGTAAGTGGTGTTTTTAGAAAAGAATATTTTCAATACATAAACCTTCCTAAGTATGGGTGCTTTATTGATGAAAGAATCAGAAAAGTTTCAGATGAAAACATAACACTTAAGAAAATATGGGAAATAGGAGGTAAGCGAGGTTGGTATAAATTTACTTTTTTATGGAAAGTAAGAGGTTTTATAGATCAAGTTTTTGGAGGTGTTGGGTTGCGTAGAGGTAGAAGAGATCCGACTGAGTTAGAGCCAGGAGATGCGCTTGACTTTTGGCGTGTATTATTAGCGGATAAAGATAATAAACGTTTATTGCTCTTTGCAGAAATGAAACTACCAGGAGAGGCATGGTTAGAGTATGTTATTAAAGACGGCTTACTTTATCAAAAAGCAGTATTCAGACCTAAAGGAATATGGGGTAGAGTTTATTGGTTTGCTGTTTTACCGTTTCATGGACTTATATTTAAGCAACTCATTAATTTTTTATCAAAATAA
- a CDS encoding SRPBCC family protein — translation MVLFKKHSGIYTLSTEQILNVRLEKAWEFFSAPGNLQKITPSHMGFQITSEVDKKAYAGQIITYKVGILPGIKSSWVTEITQVKEQQFFIDEQRFGPYSMWHHEHWFEELPNGKTLMKDKISYKIPFGFLGHIAQSIFIKRQLKEIFEHRYSALEKLFNGR, via the coding sequence ATGGTACTATTTAAAAAGCATTCGGGTATTTATACCTTATCTACTGAACAAATATTAAACGTTCGGTTAGAAAAAGCATGGGAATTTTTCAGTGCTCCAGGAAATTTGCAAAAAATAACCCCTTCACATATGGGGTTTCAAATTACTTCAGAGGTTGATAAAAAAGCCTATGCAGGACAAATAATTACCTACAAAGTAGGAATTTTACCAGGTATTAAGTCTAGTTGGGTTACCGAAATTACACAAGTAAAAGAACAACAATTTTTTATAGATGAACAGCGATTTGGTCCTTATAGCATGTGGCATCACGAGCACTGGTTTGAAGAGTTGCCAAATGGAAAAACGTTAATGAAAGACAAAATTTCATACAAGATACCTTTTGGTTTTTTAGGACATATCGCCCAATCAATCTTTATAAAAAGGCAGTTAAAAGAAATTTTTGAACATCGCTATAGTGCGTTAGAAAAATTATTTAATGGAAGATAA
- a CDS encoding CIA30 family protein: MKWLLILSFLMCLNDEIIIFDKDNNTQNWYVVNDTVMGGISTSAVKINDKGNLIFSGKVSTENNGGFSMTRMPIAIGLNKQHSKIVLKVKGDGKQYQLRLKSNESQRYSYVQVFRTNTQEQEITLPLTGFYPTFRGRKLNFGNFSDNQIEEVAILIGNKKDEDFSLEIIKIAIQ; this comes from the coding sequence ATGAAATGGCTTTTAATTTTAAGTTTTCTTATGTGTTTAAATGATGAAATTATAATTTTTGACAAAGATAATAACACCCAAAATTGGTATGTTGTTAATGATACTGTGATGGGAGGAATTTCTACATCAGCTGTAAAAATTAATGATAAGGGAAACTTAATCTTTTCGGGGAAAGTATCTACTGAAAATAATGGTGGATTTTCGATGACGAGAATGCCAATAGCCATAGGTTTAAACAAACAACATTCAAAAATTGTATTAAAAGTAAAAGGAGATGGTAAACAATATCAACTACGATTAAAATCAAATGAGTCTCAACGTTACTCATACGTACAAGTATTTAGAACAAATACACAAGAACAAGAAATTACATTACCATTAACAGGATTTTATCCTACCTTTAGGGGTAGAAAGTTAAATTTTGGTAATTTCTCTGATAATCAAATAGAAGAGGTAGCAATTTTAATAGGAAATAAAAAAGACGAAGATTTTTCGTTAGAAATCATAAAAATAGCAATTCAATAA
- a CDS encoding DUF2256 domain-containing protein, translating to MKKQHLPTKICKVCGLSFSWRKKWEASWSEVKYCSKKCRKNKNKNAP from the coding sequence TTGAAAAAACAGCACTTACCAACCAAAATTTGTAAAGTTTGTGGGCTTTCTTTTTCATGGAGGAAGAAATGGGAAGCTAGTTGGAGTGAAGTAAAATACTGTAGTAAAAAATGCAGGAAAAACAAAAACAAGAATGCACCTTAA
- the folE gene encoding GTP cyclohydrolase I FolE: MKHLETLLNTPVSDNIKNLSVEEIGDDHIYTGIETPMVEDAFLISDEEKKEKIAQLFSEIMQTIGLDLNNDSLKGTPQRVAKMYIDEIFSGLNPANKPKIALFENRYQYNQMLVEKDIQFYSNCEHHFVPIIGKAHVAYVSSGKVIGLSKLNRIVQFYAKRPQVQERLTNQIARDLQEILQTEDVAVIIDAKHLCVSSRGVKDDSSSTVTCFYGGIFNTSEKIVELQNYLK; this comes from the coding sequence ATGAAACACCTAGAAACTTTGTTGAATACCCCTGTTAGCGATAATATAAAGAACTTATCGGTTGAAGAAATTGGAGATGATCATATTTATACAGGAATTGAAACGCCTATGGTAGAAGATGCTTTTTTAATTTCTGATGAGGAAAAAAAAGAAAAAATAGCACAATTATTTTCAGAAATAATGCAAACTATTGGGCTTGATTTAAATAATGACTCTCTTAAAGGTACTCCACAAAGAGTAGCTAAAATGTATATAGATGAAATTTTTTCAGGTTTAAATCCAGCCAATAAGCCTAAAATAGCATTGTTTGAAAATAGGTACCAATATAACCAAATGTTGGTAGAAAAAGACATACAGTTTTATTCTAATTGCGAACATCATTTTGTACCAATAATAGGAAAAGCACATGTGGCTTATGTTTCATCAGGAAAAGTTATAGGCTTATCAAAATTAAACAGAATTGTTCAGTTTTATGCTAAAAGACCCCAAGTACAAGAACGCTTAACTAATCAAATAGCCAGAGATTTACAAGAGATATTACAAACAGAAGACGTAGCTGTAATTATAGATGCAAAGCATTTATGTGTTTCTTCTAGAGGAGTTAAAGATGATTCGTCATCAACAGTTACCTGTTTTTATGGAGGCATTTTTAATACCTCAGAAAAAATTGTTGAACTTCAAAATTATTTAAAATGA
- a CDS encoding 6-pyruvoyl trahydropterin synthase family protein, with amino-acid sequence MKQAKVAITRKEHFNAAHRLHNTKWSEAKNKEVFGKCNNPNFHGHNYELEVTIVGEVDENTGYVIDTKVLSNHIQKEIIDCLDHKNLNKEVEEFKTLNPTVENIAIVIYNKLRLVINNHLEIKIKLYETPRNFVEYPC; translated from the coding sequence ATGAAGCAAGCAAAAGTGGCTATTACGAGAAAAGAACATTTTAATGCAGCCCACAGGTTGCATAATACGAAATGGTCTGAAGCAAAAAACAAAGAAGTTTTTGGCAAATGTAATAATCCAAATTTTCATGGCCATAATTATGAGTTAGAAGTAACTATTGTAGGAGAAGTAGATGAAAACACAGGATATGTAATTGATACAAAAGTTTTATCTAACCATATACAAAAAGAAATAATAGATTGTTTAGATCATAAAAACTTAAATAAAGAAGTAGAAGAATTTAAAACACTCAATCCAACAGTAGAAAATATAGCAATTGTAATTTATAACAAACTAAGGTTAGTGATAAATAATCATTTAGAAATTAAAATAAAACTTTATGAAACACCTAGAAACTTTGTTGAATACCCCTGTTAG
- a CDS encoding cryptochrome/photolyase family protein, with protein sequence MDVILRVLLGDQLNESHSWFKQKNKKVVYAMFEMKQETEYVKHHIQKVVGFFLAMRSFAKKLEEKGHAVEYFKISDSHNTHNLIKNIKVLQKKYSITKIEYQLPDEFRLDVQFKNELKSLQIPVKSYDTEHFYTTRNELKEFSEGRKKTVMEDFYRYMRKKHKILVENNEPVGGKWNYDASNRKKWNQDELVPLPYETNIDCKALLKELNEAEVVTFGEETLTFTYPINREQAIKQLDFFCDNLLEFFGDYQDAMHSSQDFLFHSRLSFALNLKLVTPREVVEKVVDVFYKKPSIAVSQAEGFIRQVLGWREYMRGVYWQLGEDFKKKNFFNNKVSLPDFFWTGKTKMNCVKQSLKNSLNNAYAHHIQRLMILGNLALLLEVHPDEVDAWYLGVYIDAVEWVQLPNTRGMSQYADGGIVATKPYVSSASYINKMSNYCKECFYNYKTKTEEDSCPYNTLYWEFLYKNKEKLKNNHRMRMMYTLMQKMEISKDFSEILEKAKTIKQKINSY encoded by the coding sequence ATGGACGTAATACTTAGAGTGCTTTTAGGTGATCAGTTAAACGAATCTCATAGCTGGTTTAAGCAAAAAAACAAAAAAGTAGTGTATGCTATGTTTGAAATGAAGCAAGAAACGGAGTATGTAAAACATCATATACAAAAAGTTGTAGGGTTTTTCTTAGCAATGAGGAGTTTTGCTAAAAAACTAGAAGAGAAAGGTCACGCAGTAGAGTATTTTAAAATATCAGATTCGCATAACACGCACAATCTTATAAAAAATATTAAAGTATTACAAAAAAAATACTCAATTACAAAAATTGAATATCAGTTGCCTGACGAGTTTCGTTTAGATGTGCAATTTAAAAATGAACTCAAGAGCTTACAGATACCAGTTAAATCGTATGATACAGAACATTTTTACACTACAAGGAATGAGTTAAAAGAGTTTTCTGAAGGTAGAAAGAAAACAGTTATGGAAGATTTTTATCGCTATATGAGGAAAAAGCATAAGATACTTGTAGAAAATAATGAACCAGTTGGCGGTAAATGGAATTATGATGCATCTAACAGAAAAAAATGGAATCAAGATGAATTAGTTCCTTTGCCTTATGAGACTAATATTGACTGTAAAGCATTATTAAAAGAGCTTAATGAAGCAGAAGTGGTTACATTTGGAGAAGAAACATTAACTTTTACTTATCCAATAAATAGAGAACAAGCAATAAAGCAACTAGATTTTTTTTGTGACAATTTGTTAGAGTTTTTTGGAGATTATCAAGATGCAATGCATTCATCACAAGATTTTCTGTTTCATTCTCGATTATCATTTGCTCTTAATTTAAAATTAGTAACCCCGAGAGAAGTTGTAGAGAAGGTTGTTGATGTGTTTTATAAGAAACCTTCAATAGCCGTTTCTCAGGCAGAGGGCTTTATTCGTCAAGTATTAGGATGGAGAGAGTATATGAGAGGTGTTTATTGGCAATTAGGAGAAGATTTTAAAAAAAAGAATTTTTTTAATAATAAAGTTTCATTGCCAGATTTTTTTTGGACAGGAAAAACAAAAATGAATTGTGTGAAGCAATCGTTAAAAAACTCGTTAAATAATGCATACGCGCATCATATACAGCGTCTTATGATTTTAGGTAACCTAGCGTTATTGTTAGAGGTTCATCCAGATGAGGTAGATGCTTGGTATTTAGGAGTATATATAGATGCTGTAGAGTGGGTGCAATTACCAAATACAAGAGGGATGAGTCAGTACGCGGATGGAGGGATAGTGGCCACAAAACCTTATGTATCTAGCGCAAGTTATATTAATAAAATGAGTAATTATTGCAAAGAATGCTTTTATAATTACAAAACAAAAACAGAAGAAGATTCGTGTCCGTATAATACTTTGTATTGGGAGTTTCTTTACAAAAATAAAGAGAAGTTGAAAAATAACCACCGAATGCGTATGATGTATACTTTAATGCAAAAAATGGAAATATCAAAAGACTTCTCAGAAATTCTAGAAAAAGCAAAAACAATTAAACAAAAAATTAATAGCTATTAA